The following proteins come from a genomic window of Nicotiana tomentosiformis chromosome 12, ASM39032v3, whole genome shotgun sequence:
- the LOC138902986 gene encoding uncharacterized protein, producing MALPIDNEAGLQDENNSLAPGGERPLINTVGAQVEVPLDVNSHAAIEAGQRFEPKNSIHGGTRSAARDTHNVEENGVSLRVGKNEVSRPSSVEEEASASDLKLVKDNKRAFTSEDSKLKTRMARKPRKNTIPLTVESVLRLRDDDEEEEENDGSVLVSRMKKTIDDPKAAESMVIYRAPPQTEELSEEGSEANISISQLQQKLETIGQLREEVVIIRAETMGWKDGMDRLATEKETVRAQLSSNASQLQGMKEKSLVQARRIEELEARLSSELAKAKSDAEKAKSYMDALVAVYRADAEAAQVQAREAAETANTRAHWVVELAKCQSRRETLEEIHTQGFDLTEEIKRAKELEADAEALASVMMMVMMMMMMIMMAMMRAIVGPRAGRSLTEKRLPP from the exons ATGGCCTtgcctatcgacaacgaagctggccttcaagatgagaacaatagCTTGGCGCCCGGTGGCGAAAGGCCGCTCATCAACACTGTTGGAGCCCAagtcgaagtaccattggatgttAACTCACATGCGGCCATCGAGGCAGGCCAACGTTTTGAACctaaaaatagcattcatggtggtactcgatctgcagctcgagatacccataacgttgaAGAAAACGGAGTCAGCCTGc gtgtgggcaaaaATGAGGTTTCGAGGCCCTCatccgtcgaggaagaggcttcggcttCTGATCTAAAGCTagtgaaggataataagaggGCCTTCACCTCCGAAGATTCAAAATTGAAGAcgaggatggctcgtaagccgaggaagaataccattcctttgactgtagaatcagttctgcgtctaagggatgatgacgaagaagaagaagaaaatgatgggtctgTGCTGGTGTCCcgaatgaagaaaaccatcgatgacCCAAAGGCAGCTGAATCGATGGTGATTTATAGAGCTCCGCCTCAGACTGAGGAGCTATCGGAGGAag gatcggaggctaatatttcgatctcacaacTGCAGCAGAAACTCGAGACGATCGGGCAGCTTCGTGAGGAAGTTGTTATAATAAGGGCAGAGACCAtgggatggaaagatggcatggaccgTCTTGCTACAGAAAAGGAGACTGTTCGGGCCCAATTGTCATCAAATGCAagccaacttcaaggcatgaaggagaagagcttggTTCAAGCGAGAAGAATTGAGGAACTCGAGGCTCGGCTGtcctccgaacttgccaaggccaaatctgatgccgaaaaAGCAAAGTCCTATATGGATGCAttagtggccgtctatcgggcggatgctgaagctgctcaggtacaagcaagagaggcagccgagaccgccaatactcgagcacattgggttgttgaacttgctaaatgccaatctcggagggagaccctagAAGAGATCCATACTCAAGGTTTCgatctcaccgaagagataaaaagagcaaaagagcttgaagccgatgctgaagccttggcttccgtaatgatgatggtgatgatgatgatgatgatgataatgatggcAATGATGAGAGCAATagtgggtccgagagcggggaggagcctaACGGAGAAAAGACTGCCCccgtag